One genomic segment of Ricinus communis isolate WT05 ecotype wild-type chromosome 5, ASM1957865v1, whole genome shotgun sequence includes these proteins:
- the LOC8277471 gene encoding phospholipase A1-Ibeta2, chloroplastic, translating to MQIGATLPAQNLHLLQARIGSFRCQRSPLNPLTKSTASCSSVATHHQSLKSVTSTESTKKHLSNLEKLLQKQPPEITRQPDPPQQVDKLANNNNGSLANRGKNLLEGLNLARIWPEMKAAEEMSPRHLNRLQRLLSMTEQYSPRNHLGSRWREYHGSNNWEGLLDPLDENLRREVVRYGEYVQAAYHSFNSNPAMSTQEPPLPRHVALPDRSYKVTKSLYATTSVGLPKWVDDVASDLGWMTQRSSWVGYVAVCDDKREIQRMGRRDIVIALRGTATCLEWAENMRAHLVGMPGDHEQTQGQPKVECGFLSLYKTRGAHVASLAESAVEEIKRLMEVYKGEALSITITGHSLGAALALLVGDDLSTIASEMPPIAVFSFGGPKVGNRGFANQINAKNVKVLRIVNSQDVITRVPCLPVVEDLHEDMPLAYSHVGVELRIDSKMSPYLKPNADVACCHDLEAYLHLVDGFMASNCPFRANAKRSLVKLVNDQRSNVKKLYTSKAHALSLNLERQGFSTSGCLPSPSQ from the coding sequence aTGCAGATCGGTGCAACTCTTCCGGCACAGAATCTCCACCTTCTTCAGGCAAGAATTGGCAGTTTTAGATGCCAAAGATCTCCATTGAATCCACTAACAAAATCAACAGCTTCTTGTTCTTCTGTCGCCACTCATCATCAATCTTTGAAGTCTGTTACTTCAACTGAATCAACCAAGAAACACCTTTCCAATCTTGAAAAGCTTCTTCAGAAACAACCCCCGGAGATTACACGCCAACCTGACCCACCTCAACAAGTTGATAAACTTGCTAATAACAATAATGGGTCATTAGCTAATAGAGGTAAGAATTTACTCGAAGGATTAAACTTGGCTAGAATTTGGCCTGAAATGAAAGCAGCTGAAGAAATGTCACCGAGACATTTGAACCGTCTCCAACGCTTGTTATCCATGACGGAGCAGTATTCTCCGAGAAATCATCTCGGCTCCCGGTGGCGGGAGTATCATGGAAGTAATAATTGGGAAGGGCTTCTCGATCCTCTTGATGAGAATCTCCGGCGAGAGGTTGTGAGATATGGGGAGTATGTACAAGCAGCTTACCATTCTTTCAATTCCAACCCTGCCATGTCAACTCAGGAACCTCCCTTGCCTCGGCATGTGGCGTTGCCTGACAGGTCATATAAGGTAACAAAAAGCCTTTACGCCACCACCTCCGTAGGACTGCCTAAGTGGGTCGATGATGTAGCGTCGGATCTCGGGTGGATGACCCAAAGGTCTAGTTGGGTCGGGTATGTAGCGGTCTGTGATGATAAAAGGGAAATCCAACGAATGGGAAGGAGAGATATCGTTATCGCGTTACGTGGGACTGCCACTTGTCTGGAGTGGGCTGAGAATATGAGAGCCCATTTAGTTGGCATGCCCGGAGACCATGAGCAGACTCAGGGGCAACCAAAGGTGGAATGTGGGTTTTTAAGCTTGTATAAAACTAGAGGAGCGCATGTGGCAAGCCTGGCAGAATCAGCAGTAGAAGAGATCAAAAGATTAATGGAAGTGTACAAAGGGGAGGCACTAAGCATTACAATAACAGGGCACAGTTTAGGTGCAGCACTAGCGCTGTTAGTAGGAGATGATTTAAGCACAATAGCCTCTGAGATGCCACCAATTGCAGTTTTTTCGTTTGGTGGGCCTAAAGTTGGAAACAGAGGCTTCGCAAACCAAATCAATGCCAAAAACGTGAAAGTATTAAGGATTGTGAACAGTCAAGATGTTATCACAAGAGTCCCATGTCTGCCTGTGGTGGAAGATCTTCACGAAGACATGCCATTGGCCTACTCGCATGTGGGGGTGGAGCTACGCATCGACTCCAAGATGTCTCCATATCTGAAGCCGAACGCTGACGTGGCATGCTGCCATGACCTGGAGGCGTATCTTCATTTGGTGGATGGGTTCATGGCCTCAAATTGCCCATTTAGAGCAAATGCGAAGAGAAGTTTAGTGAAGTTGGTAAACGATCAAAGATCTAATGTAAAGAAATTGTATACAAGTAAGGCTCATGCCTTGAGTTTGAATCTTGAAAGGCAGGGATTCTCCACTTCTGGTTGCCTGCCTAGTCCCTctcaataa
- the LOC8277459 gene encoding gibberellin 2-beta-dioxygenase 4 yields MASILEEQLVESLSCVGQKLCVRNFIWSEEEWPAIDHNSFANGDDDIPVISLQGVFDERKDQEYDNICQEMVNASAKWGFFKLVDHGIALETIEKFKVHVNEFFALSMEQKMKAARSTNLPLGYSASNPDYGKIYPGLRLYSCFNLKNSNALMEYMQALDKLGMIILEMLAHGLGLPRDFFLRNFEAKEETILRVNKYPPCPIPEKCLGLGSHSDPHTLTILLQDDVGGLQVLKNDNQWIGVCPVLNSFVINLGDTLEAWTNGNLKSVVHRAVVNKEKSRLSAAYFLSPNSRTIIDSLPQFIDLNTNPRKYRPFTWGDFRKQLLSQKRVVGKTALNRYHISKMQ; encoded by the exons ATGGCATCTATTCTTGAAGAGCAACTGGTTGAGTCACTCTCTTGTGTGGGTCAAAAATTATGTGTTAGAAACTTCATTTGGTCTGAAGAAGAATGGCCAGCAATTGATCATAACAGCTTTGCAAATGGAGATGATGACATTCCTGTTATAAGTCTCCAAGGAGTTTTTGATGAGAGAAAGGACcaggaatatgataatatttgCCAAGAAATGGTAAATGCTAGTGCTAAATGGGGATTTTTCAAGTTAGTCGACCATGGGATTGCTTTGGAAACCATAGAGAAATTTAAAGTTCATGTGAATGAGTTTTTCGCTCTTTCAATGGAGCAGAAAATGAAGGCTGCTAGATCAACCAACCTTCCTCTAGGTTACTCTGCCTCAAATCCTGATTATGGGAAAATTTACCCTGGGCTGAGATTATACAGTTGCTTCAATCTCAAGAACAG CAATGCTTTGATGGAGTACATGCAAGCATTGGATAAACTAGGGATGATAATACTGGAGATGTTGGCTCATGGATTAGGCCTACCTCGAGACTTCTTCTTAAGGAACTttgaagcaaaagaagaaaccaTTTTGAGAGTTAACAAATATCCTCCATGCCCCATTCCAGAGAAATGTCTTGGACTAGGGAGCCACTCAGACCCCCATACCTTAACCATATTGCTGCAAGATGATGTGGGTGGCCTTCAAGTTCTCAAGAATGACAATCAATGGATTGGAGTTTGCCCTGTCCTAAATTCCTTTGTCATCAACCTTGGTGACACCCTTGAA GCATGGACAAATGGGAACTTAAAAAGTGTTGTGCACAGAGCAGTTGTCAACAAAGAGAAGAGCAGGCTATCAGCAGCATACTTCCTTAGCCCCAATAGTCGTACCATCATAGACTCCCTCCCACAATTCATTGATCTAAATACTAATCCTAGAAAATATCGGCCTTTCACTTGGGGTGATTTCAGGAAGCAACTTTTGTCTCAAAAGAGAGTTGTGGGTAAAACAGCACTCAACAGATACCATATTTCTAAGATGCAATAG
- the LOC8277461 gene encoding 60S ribosomal protein L27, protein MYSKPQRAHPFEEEKKIVKFLKPNKAVVLLQGRYAGRKAVIVRSFDDGPRDRPYGHCLVAGISKYPPNVLKKDSAKKTTKKSKVKAFMKVVDYSHSMPTGYTLDVDLKDVVTPDALVSRDMKVTAAKEIKRRFEEIFKSGKNKWFFSKLRF, encoded by the exons ATGTATTCCAAA CCACAAAGAGCCCatccttttgaagaagaaaagaaaatcgtGAAATTCTTGAAACCAAACAAGGCTGTAGTGCTCCTGCAAGGCCGATACGCCGGCAGGAAAGCGGTGATCGTCCGATCTTTCGACGATGGACCACGTGACCGCCCATATGGCCATTGTCTTGTGGCGGGAATATCAAAGTACCCACCAAATGTATTAAAGAAAGACTCGgcaaagaaaacaacaaagaaatcCAAAGTGAAAGCATTTATGAAAGTAGTTGATTATAGCCATTCCATGCCTACTGGATATACTCTTGATGTTGATTTGAAAGATGTTGTTACTCCTGATGCTTTGGTTTCTAGAGATATGAAAGTTACTGCTGCTAAAGAAATCAAGAGAAGATTTGAAGAGATATTCAAGAGTGGCAAGAATAAGTGGTTCTTTTCTAAGCTTAGGTTTTGA